A genomic region of Trifolium pratense cultivar HEN17-A07 linkage group LG3, ARS_RC_1.1, whole genome shotgun sequence contains the following coding sequences:
- the LOC123918009 gene encoding histone-lysine N-methyltransferase ATX3-like isoform X1 yields MDSQKILVLDTISCYGCGLTLPCKTMKKVKDSSCAPQYYCKSCAKLLKSKQYCGICKKIWHHSDAGDWVCCDGCNVWVHAECDKISSKLLKDLENIDYYCPDCKGKSDCKLSASQTYKSIKYVVIIYCFLFKCLISEKGRLCMWKT; encoded by the exons ATGGACTCACAGAAAATCCTGGTCTTG GATACAATATCTTGTTATGGCTGTGGTTTGACATTGCCATGCAAAACCATGAAGAAGGTTAAGGATTCAAGCTGTGCTCCTCAGTATTATTGTAAATCTTGTGCAAAG TTACTTAAATCGAAACAATATTGTGGCATTTGCAAAAAGATTTGGCACCATTCAGATGCTGGTGATTGG GTATGCTGTGATGGTTGTAATGTTTGGGTGCATGCTGAGTGTGACAAAATTTCTAGCAAACTTTTGAAG GATCTGGAAAATATAGATTACTATTGCCCAGATTGCAAGGGAAAGTCGGATTGTAAATTATCAGCATCACAAACATACAAATCAATAAAGTATGTAGTAATTATCTATTGCTTCCTTTTCAAGTGCCTCATATCAGAGAAGGGAAGGTTGTGTATGTGGAAGACATAG
- the LOC123915030 gene encoding glutathione gamma-glutamylcysteinyltransferase 1-like, with translation MAMAGLFRRLLPSIAIDFGSSQGKQLFREAIQNGHMEGFPRLVSCFQTQSELGFCGLASLSMVLNALAIDPGRKWKGPWRWFDEYMLDYCGPLDEIKTGGISFANLVSLAHCTGANVEAFHASHSSIDDFRKYVMKCSTSDDCHVIASYHRKALKQPGAGHYSPIGGYHAGKDMVLVLDVARFKYPPYWVSLTHLWEGMSYINEFTGKSRGFMLISRPPHREPDMLYSCAAYSQEGKLDGDLGLPSS, from the exons ATGGCGATGGCGGGGTTGTTTCGACGCCTTCTTCCTTCAATTGCCATTGATTTTGGTTCTTCTCAAGGCAAG CAACTTTTTCGTGAAGCCATTCAAAACGGACACATGGAAGGCTTTCCCAGGCTGGTTTCATGTTTCCAAACACAATCCGAACTTGGCTTTTGCGGCCTAGCGAGCTTGTCCATGGTTCTCAATGCTCTTGCAATTGATCCTGGTAGAAAATGGAAAG GACCTTGGAGATGGTTTGATGAGTATATGTTGGACTATTGTGGACCTCTGGACGAGATCAAAACTGGAGGCATCTCATTTGCGAATCTTGTATCTTTGGCTCATTGCACTGGAGCGAATGTTGAAGCCTTCCATGCAAGCCATAGTAGTATCGATGATTTTCGTAAATATGTCATGAAATGTTCAACGTCTGATGATTGTCATGTAATCGCATCATACCACAGAAAAGCTCTCAAACAA CCAGGAGCTGGTCACTATTCTCCTATTGGAGGCTATCATGCTGGAAAGGACATGGTGCTTGTTTTGGATGTTGCACGTTTCAAGTATCCTCCCTATTGGGTCTCACTTACGCATCTTTGGGAAGGCATGAGTTATATTAATGAATTCACTGGAAAATCCAGAGG GTTCATGCTTATATCAAGGCCGCCTCATAGGGAACCTGACATGCTATACTCATGTGCTGCATATTCTCAAGAAGGCAAGTTAGATGGGGATCTTGGTCTACCTTCGTCTTAG
- the LOC123918009 gene encoding histone-lysine N-methyltransferase ATX3-like isoform X2 yields MAETIWNEDTISCYGCGLTLPCKTMKKVKDSSCAPQYYCKSCAKLLKSKQYCGICKKIWHHSDAGDWVCCDGCNVWVHAECDKISSKLLKDLENIDYYCPDCKGKSDCKLSASQTYKSIKYVVIIYCFLFKCLISEKGRLCMWKT; encoded by the exons ATGGCAGAGACCATCTGGAATGAA GATACAATATCTTGTTATGGCTGTGGTTTGACATTGCCATGCAAAACCATGAAGAAGGTTAAGGATTCAAGCTGTGCTCCTCAGTATTATTGTAAATCTTGTGCAAAG TTACTTAAATCGAAACAATATTGTGGCATTTGCAAAAAGATTTGGCACCATTCAGATGCTGGTGATTGG GTATGCTGTGATGGTTGTAATGTTTGGGTGCATGCTGAGTGTGACAAAATTTCTAGCAAACTTTTGAAG GATCTGGAAAATATAGATTACTATTGCCCAGATTGCAAGGGAAAGTCGGATTGTAAATTATCAGCATCACAAACATACAAATCAATAAAGTATGTAGTAATTATCTATTGCTTCCTTTTCAAGTGCCTCATATCAGAGAAGGGAAGGTTGTGTATGTGGAAGACATAG